One part of the Cyclobacteriaceae bacterium genome encodes these proteins:
- a CDS encoding efflux RND transporter periplasmic adaptor subunit, whose amino-acid sequence MKRIWILGLLSTSLFWIGCRHHNHQEHEAPKFTVTRSVKKDTVIFKEYVCQIRAIQHIELRALERGYLQNIYVDEGQLVKKGQRLFQIMPVIYQAETQKAQAEVSFAEIEYLNTKALADSNIVSKNELALAKAKLEKARAELTLAQAHLGFTEIRAPFDGIVGRFNDVRLGSLVDEGELLTTLSDNSKMWVYFNVPEAEYLEYASLPKSDSLLRVKLQLANNKFFQEEGIVETIEADFNNETGNIAFRATFKNPNGLLRSGETGNILMPIYLNDVLVIPQKATFEVLDRKFVFVAGADSVVRSREIRIGAEMPHLYTVVDGLQETDMILVEGLRKVKNGQKISYEFHDLQKLVAELHNLRAE is encoded by the coding sequence ATGAAGAGAATTTGGATTCTCGGTTTGCTGTCAACTTCACTATTTTGGATAGGTTGTCGTCATCATAATCATCAAGAGCACGAAGCTCCTAAATTTACCGTTACCCGATCAGTCAAGAAGGACACTGTCATATTTAAGGAATATGTATGCCAGATAAGGGCCATCCAGCACATCGAACTGCGTGCGCTTGAACGCGGGTACCTGCAAAACATTTATGTAGATGAGGGGCAACTGGTAAAAAAAGGCCAACGGTTGTTTCAAATTATGCCGGTCATATACCAGGCCGAGACACAGAAGGCACAGGCAGAAGTATCGTTTGCCGAAATTGAATACTTAAATACAAAAGCACTGGCCGACAGCAATATTGTTTCGAAGAACGAGCTTGCACTGGCTAAAGCTAAATTAGAAAAGGCACGCGCAGAGTTAACATTGGCGCAAGCGCATTTAGGGTTTACGGAAATCCGCGCACCATTTGACGGAATTGTGGGTCGCTTTAATGATGTGAGGCTGGGTAGCCTGGTTGATGAAGGTGAGTTGCTCACCACACTTTCGGACAACAGCAAAATGTGGGTTTATTTCAATGTGCCGGAGGCAGAGTACCTGGAGTATGCTTCTCTACCCAAATCCGATAGCCTACTGCGGGTAAAGTTGCAACTCGCCAATAACAAATTTTTTCAAGAAGAAGGAATTGTAGAAACCATCGAAGCCGACTTTAATAATGAAACAGGTAACATTGCGTTTAGGGCTACCTTTAAAAACCCGAACGGACTTTTGCGTAGCGGAGAAACCGGAAATATTTTGATGCCGATATACCTCAACGATGTTTTGGTCATTCCCCAAAAAGCAACATTTGAAGTGCTTGATAGAAAATTTGTTTTTGTTGCCGGTGCCGATAGTGTAGTCCGCTCGCGCGAAATCAGGATCGGAGCGGAGATGCCTCACCTATATACTGTTGTTGATGGCTTACAGGAAACCGATATGATTCTGGTTGAAGGTTTACGAAAAGTTAAAAATGGCCAGAAGATCAGCTATGAGTTTCATGATCTTCAAAAATTAGTGGCCGAGTTGCATAACCTTCGCGCTGAGTAA
- a CDS encoding efflux RND transporter permease subunit has translation MFSKFIQRPVLAISLSIAIVFLGILAINTRPISQFPDIAPPRVNIFIAYPGSSAQVLVESTLIPLERAINGVQGMQYLTSDATSAGEATIQIIFEPGTDPNAAVVNVKTRVDAIMNNLPPLVQREGIIITPIQPSMLMYVNLYSTDKNADEKFLYNYANVRIIPELQRVSGMGRAQILGSRTFAMRIWLKPDRMRAYNVSTEEVMEAMQEQSIIGRPGRLGQASGKTAQSLEYTLTYKGRFNKPEEYENIIVRANPEGEILKLKDIAEVELGSEFFDIYSNKDGYPSASIVLKQNFGTNASAVIARTKEKLEELRKDFPPGMDYEINYDVSKFVNASIDKVMHTLAEAFVLVALVVFIFLGDWRSTLIPIIAVPVSLIGAFVFMQMFGLTINLITLFALVLAIGIVVDDAIVVVEAVHAKMEEEHLSPFNAVKKVLGEISGAVIAITLIMTAVFVPIAFMTGPVGVFYRQFSITMASSIILSGVVALTLTPVLCAMILKNNHGKRRRRTPVNLFIDWFNRKFDQGTGIYIRILKLIVSRRVVTFGMLAAFALGIFGINKTLPSGFIPNEDQGQIYAIIQTPPGSTLERTNDVSRQLQKIAEEIEDIESVTSLAGYEILTEGRGSNAGTCLINLKDWEHREHSVKEIIEELEEETHNLGAVIEFFEPPAVPGYGSSDGFSLRLLDKNSTVDYHEFDKINTEFMEALHKRKELTGLFTFYAANYPQYELLIDNQKAMQKGVSIGTAMENLNILIGSTYEQGFTRFNTFFKVYTQSGPEYRRMPSDILNLFVKNNRDEMVPYSSFVELRKTQGPNEITRFNLYTSSAIRGVPAPGYTTGDAIDAIREVAAQTLPNGYDIAWEGLSYDEAHRGNEALYIFIVVLIFVYLVLASQYESFIIPLAVVLSLPAGVFGSFLLLKVMGLANDIYAQIGLIMLVGLLGKNAVLIVEFAVQKHHQGATVLSAAIEGAKVRFRPILMTSFAFIAGLIPLVRATGAGAVGNRTIGSSALGGMLLGTLFGVVIVPGLYYVFGKLAEGRRLIQDEDENPLTEELVENRSRASLIKKIQNLGLLLKAANRKRNKNEN, from the coding sequence ATGTTTAGTAAATTTATTCAACGGCCGGTCCTGGCTATTTCATTATCAATAGCGATTGTTTTCTTAGGCATACTGGCGATCAATACGCGGCCCATTTCACAGTTTCCCGATATTGCCCCACCACGTGTAAACATTTTTATTGCTTACCCCGGCTCAAGTGCGCAAGTATTGGTCGAGTCAACATTAATTCCGCTGGAGCGGGCCATCAATGGTGTACAGGGCATGCAATACCTGACATCTGATGCGACAAGTGCAGGGGAAGCCACCATTCAAATAATCTTTGAACCGGGCACTGATCCCAACGCAGCGGTGGTGAATGTTAAAACCCGCGTTGATGCCATTATGAATAATCTTCCGCCATTGGTTCAACGCGAAGGGATCATCATCACACCAATTCAACCCAGCATGTTGATGTACGTTAACCTGTACAGCACCGATAAGAATGCGGATGAGAAATTCCTGTACAACTATGCCAACGTAAGAATCATTCCTGAGCTGCAACGTGTAAGCGGGATGGGGCGCGCACAAATACTGGGCAGCCGCACTTTTGCCATGCGTATTTGGTTAAAGCCTGATCGGATGCGGGCGTACAATGTTTCTACCGAAGAGGTAATGGAAGCCATGCAGGAGCAAAGCATTATCGGCAGGCCCGGAAGGTTAGGCCAGGCCTCGGGCAAAACCGCACAGTCGCTGGAGTATACCCTTACCTATAAAGGCCGGTTTAATAAACCCGAAGAGTACGAGAACATTATTGTTCGGGCAAATCCGGAAGGTGAAATTTTGAAATTAAAAGACATTGCTGAAGTAGAATTAGGCAGTGAATTTTTTGATATCTATTCCAATAAAGATGGATATCCCTCGGCTTCTATCGTACTGAAGCAAAATTTTGGAACGAACGCCAGTGCCGTTATTGCCCGCACCAAAGAAAAGCTGGAAGAACTTCGAAAGGATTTCCCTCCGGGTATGGATTACGAAATCAACTACGATGTTTCCAAATTCGTAAACGCATCCATTGATAAGGTTATGCACACCCTGGCAGAAGCCTTTGTGCTGGTGGCGTTGGTAGTATTTATTTTCCTAGGCGACTGGCGATCAACACTTATTCCCATCATTGCCGTTCCGGTTTCGCTTATTGGGGCTTTTGTGTTTATGCAAATGTTTGGTCTTACCATTAACCTGATTACGCTCTTTGCCTTGGTGCTGGCCATTGGTATTGTGGTAGATGATGCCATTGTTGTTGTTGAAGCGGTTCATGCTAAAATGGAAGAAGAACATCTCTCTCCGTTTAATGCCGTTAAAAAGGTGCTGGGTGAAATCAGTGGTGCCGTTATTGCCATTACACTCATTATGACGGCCGTGTTTGTGCCCATTGCTTTTATGACGGGCCCGGTAGGAGTTTTCTACCGACAGTTTTCAATTACCATGGCCAGTTCCATCATCTTATCGGGTGTGGTTGCCCTTACATTAACCCCTGTACTCTGCGCCATGATTTTAAAAAACAATCATGGTAAACGCAGGCGCAGAACACCTGTAAATCTTTTTATTGATTGGTTTAACAGGAAGTTTGATCAGGGAACAGGCATTTATATCCGTATTCTTAAGTTGATTGTAAGCCGCAGGGTAGTAACGTTTGGCATGCTGGCTGCATTTGCACTTGGCATTTTTGGCATCAATAAAACATTACCGTCCGGCTTTATTCCCAACGAAGATCAAGGCCAGATATATGCCATCATTCAAACACCGCCCGGCAGTACCTTGGAGCGCACCAATGATGTGAGCCGGCAGCTTCAAAAGATTGCCGAGGAAATTGAAGATATTGAATCGGTAACATCGTTGGCCGGATATGAGATTCTTACCGAAGGGCGTGGCTCTAATGCCGGCACGTGTCTTATCAATTTAAAAGATTGGGAACACCGAGAACATTCGGTTAAGGAAATTATAGAAGAACTGGAGGAAGAAACCCACAACCTGGGCGCTGTAATTGAATTCTTCGAACCACCTGCAGTTCCGGGTTATGGTTCATCTGATGGTTTTTCATTGCGTCTGCTGGATAAGAACAGTACCGTAGATTATCATGAATTCGATAAAATCAATACCGAGTTTATGGAAGCACTGCATAAGCGCAAAGAGCTCACAGGCTTGTTTACTTTTTATGCAGCGAATTATCCGCAATACGAATTACTAATCGACAATCAGAAAGCCATGCAAAAGGGAGTTTCCATTGGTACGGCTATGGAAAACCTGAACATTTTAATTGGCAGTACGTACGAACAAGGCTTTACCCGGTTCAATACGTTCTTTAAAGTGTATACACAATCCGGCCCTGAGTATAGAAGGATGCCTTCTGATATCCTCAACCTGTTTGTGAAAAACAACCGCGATGAAATGGTTCCGTACTCATCGTTTGTTGAACTGCGAAAAACACAAGGACCTAACGAGATTACGCGCTTTAACCTGTACACATCATCGGCTATTCGGGGGGTACCCGCCCCCGGCTACACCACTGGCGATGCCATTGATGCCATTAGAGAAGTGGCCGCACAAACACTGCCGAATGGTTATGACATTGCATGGGAAGGATTGTCATACGATGAGGCCCATCGGGGCAATGAGGCGCTTTACATTTTTATTGTTGTGTTAATATTCGTTTACCTCGTGCTCGCATCGCAATACGAAAGTTTCATTATCCCGTTAGCCGTTGTGCTGTCACTTCCAGCGGGTGTATTCGGTTCGTTTCTGTTGCTCAAGGTAATGGGCCTGGCCAACGACATTTATGCACAGATAGGGTTGATCATGCTGGTTGGTTTGTTAGGTAAAAACGCTGTGTTAATTGTTGAATTTGCCGTTCAGAAACACCACCAGGGAGCAACGGTTTTATCGGCAGCTATTGAAGGCGCTAAGGTACGATTCAGGCCCATCTTAATGACTTCGTTCGCATTTATTGCTGGCCTTATTCCATTGGTGCGGGCAACCGGTGCAGGGGCAGTTGGTAATCGCACTATCGGTTCATCCGCTTTGGGAGGTATGTTGCTCGGAACACTTTTCGGAGTGGTGATTGTACCCGGCTTATATTATGTGTTCGGAAAATTGGCGGAAGGAAGAAGATTGATACAAGACGAGGACGAAAACCCGCTTACCGAAGAGTTGGTGGAAAACCGTTCGCGGGCCTCACTCATTAAAAAGATTCAAAACCTTGGTTTGTTATTGAAAGCAGCAAATCGAAAAAGAAACAAAAATGAAAACTAA
- a CDS encoding efflux transporter outer membrane subunit codes for MKTKIIDKSCILVLILLSVVRCKAPDYAGKTVNKNVPETFMTAAKDTGTVARLNWRTYFADPNLVALIDTALKNNQELNILLMEIEVSKNEVKARKGEYLPFVRFQAEAGLEKPARYTPGGAVEESLEIKPGTPFPEPLHQYGFGLSASWELDVWKKLRNAKKAALNRYLATMEARNFMVTNMVAEIAETYYELMALDNLLNIIQQNIAIQTNALSIVEQQKAAAKVTQLAVNRFEAQLLNTKNLQYEIRQRIVETENRIHFLTGSFPKAIRRNSNEFLDIRVDSLQVGIPAQLLKNRPDIRQAEFELAAAQLDVKVARAMFYPSLGVDAGLGFAAFKPTYLIKPESMLYNFAGGLMAPVLNRNAIQATFNTANAKQVKQIYQYERSVLNAYLEVANELSRLQNYSNSLDAKGREVEILTQSVTISNNLFMSARADYLEVLLTQREALESRMELIEIKRKQIAARIGIYKSLGGGWQ; via the coding sequence ATGAAAACTAAGATAATAGATAAGAGCTGCATACTCGTTTTGATACTCTTGTCGGTTGTGCGTTGCAAAGCGCCCGACTATGCCGGTAAAACCGTAAATAAAAATGTACCTGAAACGTTTATGACAGCGGCTAAGGATACAGGTACAGTAGCACGCCTGAACTGGCGAACCTACTTTGCTGACCCTAACCTTGTTGCGCTGATTGACACGGCATTAAAAAACAATCAGGAGCTTAACATCCTGTTAATGGAGATTGAGGTGAGTAAAAATGAAGTGAAGGCACGAAAGGGTGAATACCTTCCTTTTGTTCGCTTTCAGGCTGAAGCAGGCCTTGAAAAACCGGCCCGCTACACCCCGGGAGGTGCTGTTGAAGAATCACTGGAGATAAAACCAGGCACTCCTTTTCCCGAACCGTTGCATCAGTATGGCTTTGGCTTGTCCGCTTCCTGGGAATTGGACGTTTGGAAAAAGTTGCGCAATGCCAAAAAAGCTGCCCTTAACCGATACCTGGCTACCATGGAGGCGCGGAATTTTATGGTCACTAACATGGTTGCGGAAATCGCTGAAACATACTATGAATTAATGGCGTTGGATAATCTGCTGAATATTATTCAGCAGAACATTGCCATCCAGACCAATGCGTTGAGTATTGTTGAGCAACAAAAAGCTGCCGCTAAAGTAACGCAACTGGCGGTTAACCGTTTTGAAGCACAACTGCTCAACACTAAAAATCTTCAATACGAAATTCGACAGCGAATTGTTGAAACAGAAAACCGGATTCATTTTCTAACGGGATCTTTCCCGAAAGCCATACGCAGAAATTCTAACGAGTTTTTGGATATACGGGTAGACTCCCTTCAAGTGGGTATACCGGCTCAGTTATTGAAAAACCGGCCTGACATCCGGCAGGCGGAGTTTGAACTTGCTGCGGCACAATTGGATGTTAAAGTGGCTCGTGCCATGTTTTATCCATCATTGGGTGTTGATGCAGGTCTTGGCTTTGCAGCATTTAAACCCACCTATCTCATTAAACCCGAATCGATGCTGTATAATTTTGCCGGTGGGTTAATGGCTCCGGTGCTGAACAGAAATGCCATACAGGCCACATTCAATACGGCAAATGCAAAACAAGTAAAGCAAATTTATCAATATGAGCGGTCGGTGCTTAACGCTTATTTGGAAGTAGCCAACGAACTGTCCAGGCTTCAGAACTACAGTAATTCATTGGATGCAAAAGGTAGGGAAGTTGAGATACTCACGCAATCAGTAACCATTTCAAATAATCTCTTTATGTCAGCCCGGGCCGATTACCTGGAAGTATTGCTGACACAACGCGAAGCGCTTGAGTCGAGAATGGAATTAATTGAGATTAAACGAAAACAGATTGCTGCCAGAATTGGAATCTATAAATCGTTAGGTGGAGGCTGGCAATAG
- a CDS encoding tryptophan-rich sensory protein, whose protein sequence is MKNSMSTVLAALANTLALAGVLAVNGLANILPINGLNTGQVSASYPSLFTPAGITFSIWSIIYLLLIGFVVLQWFRLNDVLISTVYRRITPLFIISSIFNMAWIIVWHYLYVWTSVLIMILLLITLTILFMRLQQEKFSSTAERVFISLPFTIYFAWICVATIANISAALISLKSSSYVFSSETWTIIVMIVALLLAFYITLRFKKPAFAAVVTWALAGIYMRSFAEDNELITSVALLLAVLCGLLFFYSGIRNLRTFTSTR, encoded by the coding sequence ATGAAAAACAGTATGTCAACCGTGCTTGCAGCCTTGGCCAATACGCTTGCATTGGCTGGTGTTTTGGCTGTTAATGGATTGGCCAATATCCTCCCCATTAATGGATTGAATACAGGTCAGGTCTCTGCCTCATACCCAAGTTTGTTTACCCCTGCAGGCATAACTTTTTCTATCTGGAGTATTATCTACCTGCTGCTGATCGGGTTTGTTGTGCTGCAATGGTTCCGGCTGAATGATGTACTAATTTCAACCGTATACAGGCGCATTACACCGTTATTTATCATCTCGAGCATTTTCAACATGGCCTGGATCATTGTGTGGCATTACCTGTATGTGTGGACATCGGTACTTATCATGATACTTTTATTGATCACATTAACTATACTTTTTATGAGGCTGCAGCAGGAAAAGTTCAGCTCAACTGCAGAGCGTGTGTTCATCAGTTTACCCTTTACGATCTACTTTGCCTGGATCTGTGTGGCCACCATTGCCAATATTTCTGCTGCACTTATTTCATTGAAATCATCGTCCTATGTTTTCAGTTCGGAAACATGGACAATAATTGTAATGATCGTTGCTCTTCTGCTTGCCTTCTACATTACCCTGCGCTTTAAAAAGCCCGCCTTTGCCGCAGTAGTTACCTGGGCATTGGCGGGAATTTATATGCGTTCGTTCGCTGAAGACAATGAATTAATTACCTCAGTCGCTTTACTGCTGGCAGTACTTTGTGGTCTATTGTTCTTCTATTCAGGGATCAGGAATTTAAGAACATTCACATCCACCCGGTAA
- a CDS encoding S9 family peptidase codes for MKQHVFLFIVLIVLAISCSQQKDQQTSLIYPVTKKVDTVDVYFGTKVPDPYRWLENDTARVTAEWVAAQNEVTFGYLKNISFRDAVRKRLDELQNYERISSPVKYGEYYYYSKNSGLQNHNVQYRKKGEDGAEEVFLDPNTFSKDGTTSLAGMFFSKDGSLLTILIQEGGSDWRKAVTMNAIDKTIIGDTLYDLKFTGISWKGNDGFYYSRYDNPKGNQLFSKVNFNKVCFHKLNTPQSSDQVVYDGGAQRPQRRAGAYLTEDERFLILTTSISTTGNELYIRDLNNAKGTFVPAVTNFDNNHSVVDNDGTRLIIRTNLNAPNGRIVEVEAKDPKPENWKDIIAEVDDAMQNVSAAGRKLFVSYLKDAKSQIKQFSNKGKLEREVELPGIGSAGGFGGRWEDKDVYYSFTSFIYPPTIFKYDIASGKSTEYQRPDVAFNPDDYETRQVFYESKDGTKIPMFIVHKKGIPLDGKNATWLYAYGGFNISLTPSFSASRIVWLENGGVFAQPNLRGGGEYGEQWHIAGTKMNKQNVFDDFIAAGEYLIAEKYTSSEKLAIAGGSNGGLLVGATMTQRPDLAKVAFPAVGVMDMLRYHKFTVGAAWAYDYGTADDSKEMFEYLKTYSPVHALKPGTSYPATMVTTADHDDRVVPAHSFKFAATLQEHHAGNNPVLIRVDVKSGHGSSNLSKALDVTADQYAFAWYNMGIIPPLAKGDM; via the coding sequence ATGAAACAACATGTTTTTCTTTTTATCGTCTTGATTGTGTTGGCGATATCCTGTTCCCAACAAAAGGATCAGCAGACGAGCCTGATTTATCCGGTAACAAAAAAAGTGGATACGGTTGATGTTTATTTTGGAACAAAAGTTCCCGACCCATACCGTTGGCTGGAGAACGATACGGCTAGGGTCACAGCCGAATGGGTTGCTGCGCAGAATGAAGTTACGTTTGGGTACCTGAAAAATATTTCATTTCGCGATGCCGTACGAAAACGCCTGGATGAACTGCAGAATTACGAGAGGATCAGTTCACCGGTGAAGTATGGTGAATACTATTATTATTCAAAAAACAGTGGCTTGCAAAACCACAACGTTCAATACCGAAAGAAGGGGGAAGATGGAGCAGAGGAAGTTTTTCTTGACCCCAATACATTTTCGAAAGATGGTACAACCAGTTTGGCCGGAATGTTTTTTAGTAAAGATGGTTCCTTGCTTACTATTTTAATTCAGGAGGGCGGTTCTGATTGGCGAAAAGCAGTAACCATGAATGCCATTGATAAGACCATTATTGGCGATACACTTTACGATTTAAAATTCACAGGTATTTCCTGGAAAGGAAATGACGGATTCTATTATTCGCGCTATGATAATCCCAAAGGAAACCAACTGTTTTCAAAAGTTAATTTCAACAAAGTTTGCTTTCATAAACTGAACACACCGCAATCATCCGATCAGGTGGTGTACGATGGTGGTGCACAAAGGCCGCAACGCAGGGCTGGTGCATACCTGACGGAAGATGAACGCTTCCTCATCCTTACAACTTCCATTAGCACTACAGGTAATGAATTATACATACGGGACTTAAACAATGCCAAAGGAACTTTTGTGCCGGCTGTTACCAATTTCGACAACAATCACAGCGTGGTAGACAATGATGGTACGCGCCTGATTATCCGAACCAACCTCAATGCACCCAATGGCCGCATTGTTGAAGTGGAAGCCAAAGATCCGAAACCTGAGAACTGGAAAGATATCATTGCTGAGGTTGATGACGCCATGCAGAATGTTAGTGCTGCCGGTCGTAAGCTTTTTGTGAGTTACCTGAAGGATGCAAAGTCACAGATCAAACAATTTAGTAATAAAGGTAAGCTTGAGCGTGAAGTGGAATTACCGGGTATAGGTTCTGCCGGAGGTTTCGGTGGCCGGTGGGAGGATAAGGATGTCTATTATTCGTTCACTTCTTTTATCTATCCGCCCACTATTTTCAAATACGACATTGCTTCCGGAAAATCAACCGAATATCAACGGCCTGATGTTGCGTTTAACCCGGATGACTATGAGACGAGGCAGGTTTTTTATGAAAGTAAGGACGGCACAAAGATTCCGATGTTTATTGTTCATAAGAAGGGAATTCCGCTGGATGGAAAAAATGCTACATGGTTATATGCTTATGGTGGGTTTAATATCAGTTTAACGCCCTCATTCAGCGCCTCCAGAATTGTTTGGCTGGAGAACGGAGGCGTGTTTGCTCAGCCCAACCTGCGGGGCGGGGGAGAGTATGGTGAGCAATGGCATATTGCCGGAACCAAAATGAACAAACAAAATGTTTTTGATGACTTTATAGCAGCAGGTGAGTACCTCATTGCAGAGAAGTACACATCAAGTGAAAAACTTGCCATTGCCGGAGGCTCAAATGGTGGTTTGTTGGTAGGAGCAACCATGACACAGCGTCCCGACCTGGCCAAGGTTGCTTTTCCGGCTGTCGGAGTAATGGATATGCTGCGCTATCACAAGTTTACCGTAGGGGCAGCCTGGGCTTATGATTACGGCACAGCCGATGATTCAAAGGAAATGTTTGAGTATTTAAAAACTTATTCTCCTGTACATGCGCTTAAACCGGGCACCTCTTATCCTGCCACTATGGTAACCACGGCCGATCATGATGATCGGGTTGTGCCTGCGCACTCGTTCAAATTTGCCGCAACCCTGCAGGAGCATCATGCCGGAAATAATCCGGTGCTTATACGGGTTGATGTAAAGTCCGGACACGGTTCATCAAACCTTTCCAAGGCCCTGGATGTTACAGCCGATCAATATGCCTTTGCCTGGTATAACATGGGCATCATACCACCGTTGGCAAAGGGCGATATGTAG